A DNA window from Mycolicibacter terrae contains the following coding sequences:
- a CDS encoding FadD3 family acyl-CoA ligase, with protein sequence MVLSVGDRFGDAEAIADGPLRLTFAQLADRVRCAAGAFAAAGIEKGDRAAIWAPNSAEWIIAAFGLLTAGGVLVPVNTRFKAGEAGDVIRRSGARLVLAEKGFLGLDFTAPPGIPVIDLKSDFLSAGSPVERPVDGDDIADIIFTSGTTGRPKGVMMSHRQNLRLYAEWCDLADLREGDRYLMVNPFFHTFGYKAGCIAACIRGATMFPVRVFDVDVVLELIENERITMLPGPPTLYQSLLDACSGRDLSSLRAAVTGAADIPVDLVRRIRSELPFRSIMTGYGLTEAGTVTASRRGDSFEDIATTAGLACADIEVRIAGNAEAGEVLVRGYNVMAGYLDDPQATAEAIDAQGWLHTGDVGTMDSAGRLRIVGRKKDMFIVGGFNAYPAEIEGFLLEHPAVAQVAVIGVPDKRLGQVGKAFVVKDAAGAQTSESELIAWSRDRMAGFKVPRSVSFVDSLPLNATGKVDKARLGTESGA encoded by the coding sequence ATGGTCTTGAGCGTCGGCGATCGCTTCGGAGATGCCGAAGCGATCGCCGACGGCCCGCTACGACTCACCTTTGCTCAGCTGGCTGACCGGGTCCGCTGCGCCGCGGGCGCCTTCGCCGCCGCTGGCATCGAAAAGGGTGATCGGGCGGCGATCTGGGCTCCCAACTCCGCGGAGTGGATCATTGCCGCGTTCGGGCTGCTGACCGCCGGTGGAGTGCTGGTCCCGGTCAACACCCGATTCAAGGCGGGGGAGGCAGGCGACGTCATCCGGCGCAGCGGAGCCAGGCTGGTGCTGGCCGAAAAAGGTTTCCTGGGATTGGATTTCACCGCACCACCCGGCATTCCGGTGATCGACCTCAAATCGGACTTCCTGAGTGCCGGTTCACCGGTAGAGCGTCCGGTCGACGGTGATGACATCGCCGACATCATCTTCACCTCGGGCACGACCGGCCGACCCAAGGGCGTGATGATGAGCCACCGACAGAATCTGCGGCTCTACGCCGAATGGTGCGACCTGGCCGATCTGCGCGAGGGTGACCGCTATCTGATGGTTAATCCCTTCTTTCATACCTTCGGCTACAAGGCGGGCTGTATCGCCGCGTGCATCCGGGGAGCAACCATGTTCCCGGTCCGGGTATTCGACGTCGATGTCGTGCTGGAACTCATTGAAAACGAACGCATCACCATGCTTCCGGGGCCTCCGACGCTGTATCAGTCACTGCTGGACGCGTGCTCGGGTCGCGACCTGTCATCGTTGCGCGCCGCGGTCACCGGCGCCGCGGATATCCCGGTGGATCTGGTCCGGCGGATCCGCAGCGAATTGCCGTTCCGGTCCATCATGACCGGCTACGGCCTCACCGAGGCCGGTACGGTGACGGCGTCGCGCCGCGGTGACTCATTCGAGGACATCGCGACCACGGCCGGACTGGCGTGTGCGGACATTGAAGTACGCATCGCCGGCAACGCTGAAGCCGGCGAGGTTCTGGTGCGAGGCTACAACGTGATGGCCGGCTACCTCGACGACCCGCAGGCGACCGCAGAGGCGATCGACGCGCAGGGCTGGCTGCACACCGGGGACGTCGGGACGATGGACTCCGCCGGTCGCCTGCGGATCGTCGGACGCAAGAAGGACATGTTCATCGTCGGCGGTTTCAACGCCTATCCCGCCGAGATCGAGGGCTTTCTGCTGGAGCATCCGGCCGTCGCGCAGGTCGCTGTCATCGGCGTGCCCGACAAGCGGCTCGGCCAGGTCGGCAAGGCGTTCGTGGTGAAAGATGCCGCTGGAGCGCAGACGTCGGAATCGGAACTGATCGCGTGGAGCCGGGACCGGATGGCCGGCTTCAAGGTCCCGCGGTCCGTGTCGTTCGTGGACAGCCTGCCACTGAACGCCACCGGCAAGGTGGACAAAGCACGGCTGGGGACCGAGTCCGGGGCATGA